The following DNA comes from Bacteroidetes bacterium SB0662_bin_6.
CTGAGCGTGCTTACGCTATTTCTCATCACGGGCATCGGCATTATCGTATATCTGAACCAGACGCCGTTGCAACCTCGCGAGCGGGACTACGCCTATGTGGCCAGCTTCTTCGCATTTTCCTTGTGGATCGGGTTGGGGGCTACCGGCATCCTGTACTCTCTGCGTGAAATGATCCATACTGCGTGGGACCAGCGAAAGGTGCGCAGCGCCATGCTCGCGCTGGGGGTGGTCCTGTTCCTTGCAGCGCCTGCCTGGATGGTACGGGAGAACTGGTTCGATCACGACCGATCCGGCAATTACATCGCGACGGATTACGCCTGGAACATGCTGAACGGTCTGGAAGAGGAAGCCATCCTCTTCACCAACGGGGACAACGATACGTTCCCCCTCTGGTATCTGCAGGAGGTTGAGGGCCAGCGGACGGATGTGCGCGTCGTCAACCTGTCGCTGCTCAATACCTCATGGTATATCCGGCAACTCAAGAACCAGTGGTCGCGGGAATCGTCGCCGCTCCCCCTCTCCATGTCCGACGACATGATCGACCAGATCAGTGTGGCAGCGTGGATTCCGCGCGACATCGAACTGCCGGTGAATACCGACCGGTTCGCACCGGAATCCGAGATATTCCTTCCGGGAATCGCCGACACCAATCTGATCATGAACCCGATGCGCTGGCGATTGGAGGGACGGCCTTACAACGACGAACACAACATCGTATATGTCGCCGATCAGGCCTCGCTGGATATCGTGGCCACGAACGCGCGGCAGGGGTGGCAGCGTCCCGTGTACTTTGCCGTGACGGTAAGCCCGGACGGCCAGCTCGATCTGCAGGATTTCTTTCACCTTGAGGGGCAGGCGTTCAAGATCGTGCCTATCCGGCACGGGGAACGTTTCGGCCGGGTCGCGCCTTCCGTAGCGCCCGGCATTCTGGGCAATTTCCGGTTCCGCAACCTGAACAACCCGAAGGTCTATTACGACGAGACCATCCGCGGTATGGCGGACAACTACCGCAACATCTTCGCGCATACCGCCCAATCGATTGCCTTCGCCGGGGAAACGCAGCAGGCAACGGCGCTGCTCGATACCCTTATGGTAAAGGTGCCGTTCGATACGATCCCGGGCGACGAGCAATCCTACCTGTTGCTGGCGCGGGCTTATTTCGAAGCCGGGGAGATCGAGAAAGCCACCGAGGTTGCAAAGGGCGCCGAACCACTGGTCCTGCGGCGCATCGAACATGGAGAGACGAACCGCGATCTGGAACTTGCCGCATCGTATGTGCAAGTACTTCGGGGCATTTATCTCCAGGCAAGCGATTATGAAGCCGCGTCGGCGCTCAACGGACGCCTTGCGGACATTCTTGGAGACTCCACGATCAGGATGTCGGCGGAAGATTACCGGCGTATGAACGAGGAATACGAACAATCGCTCGAACAGGAAACCCCTCCCGAATAAGCCCTGCAGACCGGCGGAAGCTCCGGCACGATTCTTCGTCCGAGAGTGTGAATTTTCGACGGAAGCGGGCTTTGCCTGTATATTTTTTTTCGTATATTCATTATGCGCCCGATTTTTTCCATAAACTCGGTGCAGACTCCACGAAAAACCTCGTGCCAAACAGACTGCCTGCCACCAACCGATCCCGAATTTCAGAGGCATTGTCATGAGCACGCACCGAAGCATCGTAAAATGGTTCGATGCCAAAAGAGGGTACGGCTTCATCGTGCATCCCGACGGAGAGGCGGACATTTTTGTGCATTATTCCTCGATTCAGACGGAGGAACGGTTCAAAACGTTGCGTAAGGAACAGGCTGTTACGTTCGATCTGGAGGAAGGCGACAAGGGGTTGCATGCCGTCAATGTCGTGCCCGACGAAGAACCGGAGGACTTTGGCAGTCCCTTGTCGGAAGACGATGAGGTTCCCCCGGAAACAGAGGAATATCCCGAGGAGACGTACTGAGGCGCAGTCCGGCCCCTTCCTCAAACAATCCTTCGTTTTTCGCAGGCGCTCCTGTTATGCCCTTCGCATTTTCCGACAAGGATTTTGATCGTATTGCCAGCGTGCTGGGAGTACCGGCCCGGCGCGAACCCGCATTGGTCCGCTACGAACTTCTGGACAAAGCAAGCGGTCGACGGCTCTCGCTGGAAATCACGCCCGAACTGGATCTGCCCGAGGACGTGCGGCACGATCAGGCCGCAAATCTCATTTCCGTATACGCTATCGGCTCTTTCCTGCAGCTCCAGGGATGCACAGGGTTTATCGCCAGTGAAGAACTGGGTGAAGTTCTTTTTTTCGCACGCCGTGCAGGCGCCGCCCATGGGCTCGTGATAGAACGGGAAGCGGGATGCTCCCTGTATTCCAACGTGGACGAACGCCTGCTCTCCGCCGACTTCACGCAGTTGGCCCCGGAACTCGTAATGAGCAGCGTTGCGCTCTCGATGACCGAGACGCTCTTCGACGACCTCCGTTGATGCGCGGGGATAAAACCCATCCGGAAGGCGATTTTACGGTCGCGTTGCAGCATCCTTCCTGCAAGCTTCCGGCAGATCGTTGTCGCCGGGTACTGACGCATGTACTGTCTGCCGAGGGTGTAACGGCCCGGCACCTTGTGCTGGTGGTGGCCGGCCGCGAGACAGTACAGGATCTGCACCGGCGCTACCGGGCATGCGATGAGCCTACAGACGTACTGGCCTTCGATTATCATCCCGAAGAAGAGAAAGCAGGGAAACGGGTCGTGGATGGGGAAATCTATATTGATTTCGATACGGCGCGTGAACGTTGTCGCGAATTCGGGGTGGACGCAGAGGAGGAAGCCATGCGCTATGCCATCCATGGCCTCTTGCACCTGATCGGTTATCTC
Coding sequences within:
- a CDS encoding DUF2723 domain-containing protein, with translation MTTHRIVAGAVFLFALVLYGLTVAPTASFWDAGEFIAIANLLEVSHPPGAPFYMLVGRLFSMFAPTAYVALSVNFVSVLASAVTVLLTHLIIVRLVREWQVQERGQEDPSPEHRIAALSGGVVGAITFAATDSFWFNAVEAEVYGLSMCFTALVVWLVMKWSEEARKEEKTFAGNQLPTGRHAHRHLVLISYLVGLAIGVHLLNLLAVFFIALIVYFTEIEKPSWGSGKRWRGILWTGCASVVIFLVVYPGVVQYLPTIAGQTGSPLFFMLFVIAAATFGVWYTHKKKWATANLVALSLAVVLIGYSSYALIFIRSAADPPIDENDPETTEAIVSYLKREQYGELPLLKGYTFDNRIRNIDYANEKFFPRRYSPEPAHHPHYALYDSDWQFFLRYQIGHMYIRYFLWQFMGRASDVQDAPPATGFGFIDERIGANDYLMTTPSTRASRNVYYALPLLLGLIGAGFHFNRDWRRALSVLTLFLITGIGIIVYLNQTPLQPRERDYAYVASFFAFSLWIGLGATGILYSLREMIHTAWDQRKVRSAMLALGVVLFLAAPAWMVRENWFDHDRSGNYIATDYAWNMLNGLEEEAILFTNGDNDTFPLWYLQEVEGQRTDVRVVNLSLLNTSWYIRQLKNQWSRESSPLPLSMSDDMIDQISVAAWIPRDIELPVNTDRFAPESEIFLPGIADTNLIMNPMRWRLEGRPYNDEHNIVYVADQASLDIVATNARQGWQRPVYFAVTVSPDGQLDLQDFFHLEGQAFKIVPIRHGERFGRVAPSVAPGILGNFRFRNLNNPKVYYDETIRGMADNYRNIFAHTAQSIAFAGETQQATALLDTLMVKVPFDTIPGDEQSYLLLARAYFEAGEIEKATEVAKGAEPLVLRRIEHGETNRDLELAASYVQVLRGIYLQASDYEAASALNGRLADILGDSTIRMSAEDYRRMNEEYEQSLEQETPPE
- a CDS encoding cold-shock protein; its protein translation is MSTHRSIVKWFDAKRGYGFIVHPDGEADIFVHYSSIQTEERFKTLRKEQAVTFDLEEGDKGLHAVNVVPDEEPEDFGSPLSEDDEVPPETEEYPEETY
- the ybeY gene encoding rRNA maturation RNase YbeY, yielding MLPVFQRGRTPALRRLHAVGPGTRNEQRCALDDRDALRRPPLMRGDKTHPEGDFTVALQHPSCKLPADRCRRVLTHVLSAEGVTARHLVLVVAGRETVQDLHRRYRACDEPTDVLAFDYHPEEEKAGKRVVDGEIYIDFDTARERCREFGVDAEEEAMRYAIHGLLHLIGYLDKTPAEKAKMHALEDRYLHATRHSSS